The Engraulis encrasicolus isolate BLACKSEA-1 chromosome 4, IST_EnEncr_1.0, whole genome shotgun sequence genome includes a window with the following:
- the LOC134447208 gene encoding protein mono-ADP-ribosyltransferase PARP6-like: MYGIQGHFASDLYRHPQLDADIGAVRDIYTDRAVSVREYGPIDDVDVDLQINIGFLDEVANAWKVVRTEPIILRLRFSLSQYLDGPEPTVEVFQPSSKDGFGLGVQLKKILCSFVSEQWRHLSNDLIRTQQKKRHSWFKAGGTIKKFRAGLSIFSPVAKSPCVPLIQGPVPKGPLRPPELRVARLISRSGPCSMKGPKGELYTYNPSGQSVPVAGPRPAVQISTKQLIELFFSSQALIHCKSIPTLEYGFLVQIMKYSEQRIPTLNEYCVVCDEQHVFQNGSMLKPAVCTRELCVFSFYTLGVMSGAVEEVATGAEVVDLLVAMCRAALESARKSIIFDPYPSVVDPTDPKSLAFNPKKRSYERLQKALDSVMSIREMTQGSYLEIKRQMDKIDPLAHPLLQWIISSNRSHIVKLPPSRQLKFMHTPHQFLLLSSPPAKEARFRAARKLYGSTFAFHGSHIENWHSILRNGLVNASYTKLQLHGAAYGKGIYLSPISSISFGYSGMGKGQHHMPSKEELVQRYNRMNTMAQARLVQSRFLQSRNLNCIALCEVITSKDLQKHGNIWVCPVSDHVCTRFFFVYEDGQVGDANINTQDTHVQREIMSVIGTHPSSRHSEGL; this comes from the exons ATGTACGGAATACAG gggcaTTTTGCTTCGGACCTGTACCGTCACCCTCAGCTGGATGCAGACATTGGGGCCGTGAGGGACATCTACACAGACCGAGCCGTGTCtgtgag GGAGTATGGCCCCATCGATGATGTGGACGTTGACTTGCAGATCAATATCGGCTTCTTGGAT GAGGTTGCCAATGCCTGGAAGGTCGTCCGGACCGAGCCGATTATTTTGCGGCTTCGATTCTCCCTCTCCCAGTACCTGGATGGGCCAG AGCCTACAGTGGAGGTGTTTCAGCCATCCAGCAAAGATGGCTTTGGACTTGGAGTGCAGCTGAAAAA AATCCTGTGCTCGTTCGTGTCCGAGCAGTGGCGGCACCTGAGCAATGATCTGATTCGTACGCAGCAGAAGAAGCGGCACAGCTGGTTCAAGGCCGGAGGCACCATCAAGAAGTTCCGTGCTGGGCTTAGCATCTTCTCACCTGTGGCCAA GTCCCCATGTGTGCCTCTGATTCAGGGGCCCGTACCCAAGGGCCCGCTGAGGCCCCCGGAGCTCCGCGTCGCTCGCCTCATCAGCCGCTCCGGCCCCTGCAGCATGAAGGGCCCCAAAGGAGAACTCTATACCTACAACCCAAGTGGACAG AGTGTGCCGGTGGCAGGGCCACGACCAGCAGTGCAGATCAGCACCAAGCAGCTGATTgagctcttcttctcctcccaagCCCTCATCCACTGCAAGAGCATCCCCACACTGGAGTATGGTTTCCTGGTGCAG ATCATGAAGTACTCTGAGCAGAGGATTCCTACTCTAAATGAGTATTGTGTGGTGTGTGACGAACAGCATGTCTTTCAGAATGGCTCCATGCTCAAG CCTGCCGTATGTACCAGGGAGCTCTGCGTATTCTCCTTCTACACCTTGGGGGTGATGTCTGGAGCTGTAGAGGAAGTAGCCACAGGAGCAGAG GTGGTGGACCTGCTGGTGGCTATGTGCAGAGCTGCGCTGGAGTCGGCCAGGAAAAGCATCATCTTTGATCCCTACCCCTCTGTGGTTGACCCCACTGACCCCAAAAGTCTGGCCTTTAACCCCAAG AAGAGGAGCTATGAGCGACTGCAGAAAGCTCTGGACAGTGTCATGTCTATTCGCGAAATGACTCAG GGCTCGTACTTGGAAATCAAGAGACAGATGGACAAGATCGATCCTTTAGCCCACCCACTCCTGCAGTG GATCATATCCAGCAACAGGTCCCATATAGTCAAGCTGCCTCCAAGCAGG caacTGAAGTTTATGCACACTCCCCACCAGTTTCTGCTGCTCAGCAGTCCCCCCGCCAAAGAGGCTCGCTTCCGCGCCGCTCGCAAGCTCTACGGCAGCACCTTTGCCTTCCA tGGGTCCCACATAGAGAACTGGCATTCCATCCTGAGAAATGGACTCGTGAACGCCTCTTACACCAAGCTCCAG CTGCATGGGGCAGCCTATGGGAAAGGTATCTACCTCAGCCCAATCTCAAGCATCTCCTTTGGATACTcag gcatgGGGAAAGGACAGCACCACATGCCCTCCAAGGAAGAACTGGTCCAGCGGTACAATCGCATGAACACcatggcacag GCTCGATTGGTTCAGTCCAGATTTCTCCAGAGTCGCAACTTAAACTGCATTGCTCTCTGTGAAG TGATAACCTCTAAGGATCTGCAGAAGCATGGCAATATCTGGGTGTGTCCAGTGTCTGACCACGTCTGCACACGCTTCTTTTTTGT GTACGAGGACGGCCAGGTGGGGGACGCCAACATCAACACCCAGGACACACACGTCCAGCGCGAGATCATGAGCGTGATCGGAACGCACCCCAGCTCCCGACATTCCGAAGGACTATGA